Below is a window of Nicotiana tabacum cultivar K326 chromosome 19, ASM71507v2, whole genome shotgun sequence DNA.
TTTTGTTTGTTATTAAATTTTGACCGACTAATTCTTCATAAATATTTTAGGTGGAAATTTCAAGCACTTTTATAGTTTCTGTGTAGCAGTTTAGGAGTCCTTTTTCAGTTAAAACACTGGAAATATCACATTAGGAAACTTTTGAGCTCGTTGACCTCCTTTTAGATTGAGGTTATAAGAAAATTAAccgattaattatttaaatattttaggtAAATATTTCATTAATTCTTTATAAAAAAATTAGGTAAAAATTTTGAGTACTTTTAACTCCTTTTCTCTAGCCTTTGATTGGAGGGAATAAAAAGAAGAACAATgtctattgccttgatagttataagtttttttttaatgttgtttggggtattggaatcattaaaagtCTATTTTTAGATACTAGTTAGTTTGGAAGAAAAATGTTGATGTCGTGGCTCGCTTAAGGAGATAAATTCTCAATCCCTCACTCCtaatctttacacaaatagccgttcatattcactatttactttttctagcgatatacatagattatacattgattatacacaattatacacatataatatataaattatgaatatattatacCTCAACCGGCtattttcaatttaagtgaccgGATAGGctgctatttgggttaattcttcaaatTAATGTGATCTGAGTCACAAGTCATAACAATTTCTTATATGTTAAAACGTACTTAGAAATTCATGACTATTTTGTTTCACTGGGCCTTTTAGAATTTCAAGTGATTCAATTTCAGTTCTCTAAAAACATTTCAAAAGATTTTAGAAGAATGCATGACATTTCTCCTATTGCTCAACTCTGATGCACGCTCAAAGCCATCAGTCATTTATTAAGAAGCATGGgcaagagaataaggaaaaaatgACTTATCTAAACTTGATCCTGGGTTAGATAATGGTATTATATTTGAATGCAGAGAAATAATCGAAGAAAAGTTTATAAAATTACATCCTAAAGATTTTATTGCACAATCAAAGTTAAATTTTAAACAAAAGTAAGCATTCAAGATTATATTGCAAAGAGTCGACGTTGGCCGAGCATGATTGTTCTTCGTAGATGGACTTGGAGAAaccgaaaaaatatttttatattatgcaTTACTTGTAAATATCAAATTAATAGGCACTATAGTATTTGCAATAGCAACATATAGTGTAGCAACTGCAATTTTACGGGTTATACGATTAACTCTAGATTTGACATACATCTTCAGACGATTAATAGAACCATCACAAATATGCCAACGCTGAGTGGTGGTGCTAAATTGATAAGAAAAGTAAGACTGCTAATTTAGAATGAAGCACTTATGGCCAATTGTCACACGATTTAAATAGTTGACATGAGCTTTAGAGATATAATGATATATGAACTCTTTGGTGGAAAAGTAATAATTTTGAGAGGTGATTTCGTCAAATACTACCAGTAATTTCAAAATCTAtaagaaatgaaacaataaaTACAAGCTTGATAAAATCATACTTGTGGCATCAAATGCAAAAGATTCAATTAACAAAAAAATATGATGgcaggaaaatatttttgtagatAAATGAAAAGACAAGTTGTACAATATACATGAAAAAAAGTGCTATCTTAGCTAGTGAAAATAAATATGTTAATCAACTAATTAAAATAAGATGTTAATTGCCAAGTTTCAGGATATAACAGAACATTTCTTAGTTTTGATTTTTGAGGGGATGATACCAACAACTATTATCTAGAAGAGTACTTAGATACTTTAATACCACGTAATCTTTCATCAGATATGTTATTGTTAAGTTGCTATTTAATTTTATGTTGTATGTGAATTCATCTatctaattttaaaaatattatcataCAGGTTCATCCGAAAAGAAATTCGGTACTCTTATACTTTTTGATGACAATAAATAATGCATAAGGGTAAATAATACCTAATGTTGAGCTGTACTTTCACAACATATTTTTTCACATGGATTACTATATGATGCACTTTTGAGGGATATATCAATGTCAACAACAAGGCTTAATGACAAAGCAGTTGAAGCCGAAAAAAGGAACATGCACCAAATATATCATCCACAAAGAGTTATTAGATCAGATACAACAACATAATATATCCTCATCCCATACAGTAAAATATCTATTATTACAAATACACGTACATTATAACTAATATAAATAATGTGGCCGTATTAGTTGTTAGAATATAAATGAGGCAAAAAAATAACTACCTTACCCGTGTAAGGAAACAATTCATTAAAAATTATTCCATTCTCTAATTATTACAACAATCTTCACATTAAAGTTATTGTACTTTCtctccatttttaaaaaaaatttaaatatatacatattttcTTAATAATACATATACAATACATCTTTAAGGAAAAAACGGGGCCCCCAAAAAGTTGGGGCCCCAAGCAATTGCTTTACTGACCTTATATTCGAGCCACCCATGATGCGAGCTAACGCATTATGTATacctttttttttccattttttcttttttctttttctaatttgaGCCTCTGCTCCGATTAAATTTATTACTTGTTGGACTTCATATCACCAATAATGGAGAGAGAAATTCATTTGCAGCCACTCGGTGAAAATTAATGACAACTGGTAGCCACAAAAAAAAGGTTTACAATTCATAgtccaaaaataattataagggCTAGCAAGTGAAACCTAGAAAACCAACGAGAAACTTTGACTACTCAATGCAACCATAATAGCTGTTAGCCCAACCTCTAGCCTaacattcttttaaaattaatGTTAGtagttaaaaaatttaaaatctcgccaaatcaccccaaaatccTTCATATCTAGTGAAATCTCGTAAAAAACTAtcttttcagccccaaaattccATCAAACCCAATTGTCTTCTCCATAACCACCAAACTTCTTCCTATTATACACAAATTATAATCCCCTTTTTAACTTTtacaaaaaaatttaaatttttagtgatccaatttaaaaaaatataatattacatAAGCAAAAATACCTATGAtataagaagaagatgaacaatAAGGTAATGTATAGGTTGTACACGTACTATACGCTTTTTATACATCGttgaacaatatatatattttttatacactTAAAATACACAACAGCTCGGAATACACGAAGAATACGTTGTCAAACTCAGGAAATATTGTATATAAAACTTTTATATACTGTTTAACTGTAAATATACATCTTCTATACATATATAACGGTttatatacaatttttatacaaaaatataattgCACAATATGTATCAATCCtgtataaattatgtatataatttgtatatagtatatataaatattttatagtATACATACATAATATATACATGATGTATACATATtgtgcaattatatatatacactatataaTCATGTATAAAAAATTCAATATACGCTTTGGATATACAAACACGTTCAGATACACTCAATATACATAAGGTACATTGCCAAACTTAGGATACAATGTATATATAACTTTTATACATatcataataatatatatataatttttatacaaaactACAATACAAATTATCGTATATGTACAACtctatatatgcgtatataaaatatttaatatatatatatatatatatacaaaattacaTATAAGTACCGTCCAACTTCCTTATTAAACCCAGACCCACCATCAACACTAACTGTAAAAGATTTTCACTCACAAAacatcaagaagaagaagaagaagaagaaaaagaagaagcaatCACCTGTATGAAAAAATAACCCGTCGATCTACCATAAAATCTCATATCCTCATAAAAATTACCATAACCACTAATAAAACACCAACAGAAATACACAGAGGTTGATTAAAAAATTTCACCTCTTCTACTGCCACTCTAATATCATTACCGTAGTATTAATCAAAGAAATTCTTTTAAGATTtaaattgaatttttgataacttttttatatactcaaaagaagctttttcatataaaatgcaaaataaaaagaaagaaagctagatctgaagtgaaaaatagaaaaaaggagaatgaataaagaagagagagaatccgacaaagaaagaaaatggaGAAGAAGACAAAAAAAGAAGATGTGAGGGTTCTATGATTTGATATTAAATTTATTTCACTGGACATTTCGGGTAAAGTGCAAATTTTGGGCTATTAAATTTTTTAGGCGGCCATGAAGTGTTATTTTCTGAATAATATAATGGAGCATGTTTAAAAGTCCAGAAATCTGAATGGCTTTCGTGTAACAAATAGGAACATTTGATTCTAAGAACGCCTTTAACGATTGGAACATCTCAATGTCCTTCGGGTACTATAGTTTTTTATCTTCGGGATCTCCAAACACAAGGAATTTTTagaaatgaattaaaaaaatataaaaacaattaACTAAAGTAAGGTGACTAGTATTCAAGAACCAACAAAAAATGCCTATGAATCCGATGCAAGGGCCGTTTGCTCACAAATAGCATCTCTAGCGACAACAGTTCTAACTACAAAGCAATCAACATAAAAAGTAAACTTTGGGGTTAAGTTCTAAAACTCAAATAGGCGCAACTCGATCATTCCCTCTTTCCTTTTAGGAGAATACCATGCTACCACTTTTCCAGACTGTAGAACCCTCAAAGAGTAATTTAAACTGCATATGAAATCCTCCAATTGTAGGCCAGGCCTGCCAACGGGCGTATTGAGCAAAAACTTTGAATCTACTCTAAACACAATTGGCCCAGCGACCTGCATTTGAAACGCAAACATAAAATATAACACCATGGTCAAAAAACATGCATTCACAAAGGCATTGGTGAGGCAACTTCAGCTTTAGACACGCACTCCACTCAAGAGTTAAGATCTACAAGTCCTAAACCACCATTAAGCTTCCTACGTAACAAAGCTAGTTAGTATAAAATCAGTTCTATTTGTTTTGTCCTCCAAATGTGTTTCCTTGCTACAGAAACTCGCATCTAGTATACATTCAAATCACCTCTGTAGACAATGTGACAAACAAATATTTGATAGTTACCTGTTGCTGAAGTATCAATTCGAGCCTGGGTGAAGAGCGCACATCTCTTGCATTATCAGCTGATGCTTTTCTGAAGACTTTTGTAACCTGTTTGGCTAACGCTGAAGCAGATGAGATATCTAGACGAGCATCTATCCTGGTGAGGTCTCCGAATGTCTCTTTGAATTTACCATGTTGAAAAGTATAACAAAGTGAACCAAATAAATCAACACCAAAGGGCCTTCTATGCCTAGAATCCGACGGACTACTGCTACCATTGTTGAGCCATGCCTCAAGAGTTCCCCCTATACCAACAAGTTGAAGTACAAGATAAGGCAAGAGACTAGGAAGATAAAGCTACGTTGTGAATGCTGAGAATTTGGAGTAGCACTGCTGGATAGCATCACATATGCACGAAATAGTCACCCCCACCAATTTCATAAGAACTGATGCTGTTAACGTTAAGAAACTTGAAGGAGTTCTACTGATTCAAAGCTCTCATGAGATATTATAAAGTGGTCAGAACTTTTAAAGGAAAATATTGTTCGCTTCTTCAATATTCCAGGAACATGCTCAAGAATTAACCTACCCATCAAAGTCAATTTAGTTACCAAAGTAAAGAAAACAATACTTCTGAAATGCATGtaacaattattttaaaatgtttcACATTGAGTACAAAATAACTCCACAGAAATAATTGAAACCCCAGATTCTAGCAGAGGCAAGGCAAGAAAGTTCATACAGAGGAAAGGATAATTTCAAACTGTCTATATATTTGATAAACTGACATTTATCTTCTGTGCTGGTAATTTAAATTCTAAGTCCATTGATAATTCAAATTCAGTTAGAAGGTTTAGATATAGATCTTGTATGCATAAAAGATAATCACAGTGTAGTTCAGCAAACAATGTCATAAAAGAATCTGGAAACTACCAAGTTATATCAAATCAATTACACTATAGTTTTTTGTGGCCAGTGAAGTTACCAATAATTCCAGATACTGCTGCATGAGGCTCTCTAAGACGAATATCATAAGAAGGGCGATAAAACCGTCCCTTATCTGTCTCAATAACAACGTCCTCTTTTTTTTCCTCGACTCTCCAGAGATCTTCACTTTTCTCATAAGAAAAGGCAGCTTTTCCACATATTCCTTGCATCAGATTGAGTGGTGGTTCATCGGTAATGTTATCCACAGCCTGAGGATGGCCACCATTTTTGTGTAAACCAAAACGATATCGGAATCCCTTCTCGGAAACCAGCGATGAGCAGTCAAAGGATATTGACTCTGGGACCTCC
It encodes the following:
- the LOC107775640 gene encoding protein TRIGALACTOSYLDIACYLGLYCEROL 4, chloroplastic is translated as MANMRTAMDAAFWDLNISTPNALDATARSIPGEPKPLDGSKASRALRIQQLSLLGNGFPLGIIPSYSPTPNKELGSFALQSLLFKATTSNWWIGFIGQFRPKKLLSDIKAEISSVDEWELPVLKDIGKHFLEKSLYAFNVCSQLSLTPSSSLLLSTEEHGEKKGRRFRAMLLNKLPEHDVTLEAAWPELFIDHKGRYWEVPESISFDCSSLVSEKGFRYRFGLHKNGGHPQAVDNITDEPPLNLMQGICGKAAFSYEKSEDLWRVEEKKEDVVIETDKGRFYRPSYDIRLREPHAAVSGIIGGTLEAWLNNGSSSPSDSRHRRPFGVDLFGSLCYTFQHGKFKETFGDLTRIDARLDISSASALAKQVTKVFRKASADNARDVRSSPRLELILQQQVAGPIVFRVDSKFLLNTPVGRPGLQLEDFICSLNYSLRVLQSGKVVAWYSPKRKEGMIELRLFEF